In Rutidosis leptorrhynchoides isolate AG116_Rl617_1_P2 chromosome 2, CSIRO_AGI_Rlap_v1, whole genome shotgun sequence, one genomic interval encodes:
- the LOC139890480 gene encoding tRNA A64-2'-O-ribosylphosphate transferase isoform X1, producing MVDDTASMSIYKASRTIKRKQNTLYNSLGSIHEDSIFVSEIAQLWPELPLVANLRCGLWYAKTFHSNCYFKSTDGHTSNLSFNTSRLNLHLATLAGQKGGCMVVDSTRKGKRFPDSMSKTIPIWTCVLNRAILNYRSRMCAIDKPMEGVKSSTQNSYTNVQESSKWDSCLHLPLWVPETEKVRIQHNIDRWVNQLETSGADIASISSLLRKPLRPLWISQKTVIWLNEVPDYNSWDFTPIILISASAASDIYRQKTSSEFSWNYIAGAGDDEESWARGLTPSLFWNDVYDLISSGPDLCNQKVAGIVEKDRVYRAQRGLNAPQVSLKQTKLGSTCSTQIQDRPLDIVTENGTGEHLLGNEHTISWLGLTNLSVCATGYDFKESDVDGILNCDQNQILCTLKDPEAHLHLPIMNSKFDRFSLQRNLPSALSFAKRHLKEGKRLAVCCNSGEDISVCICLAILISLFNVEGVYDDGKSFEDRRITKLDLRQRLIFVCKYAVSARPSRGNLKQVFNFLAAAAAASL from the exons ATGGTGGACGATACGGCATCAATGAGCATATACAAAGCATCAAGAACAATTAAACGAAAACAAAACACTCTGTATAATTCACTTGGATCAATTCACGAAGATTCTATTTTTGTTTCTGAAATAGCTCAGCTATGGCCTGAATTACCACTGGTAGCTAACCTCCGTTGCGGTTTGTGGTACGCTAAGACGTTTCATTCAAATTGTTACTTTAAATCGACCGATGGACATACGAGTAACTTGTCGTTTAATACATCTCGCCTCAATCTTCATTTAGCTACATTAGcag GACAGAAGGGAGGGTGTATGGTGGTTGATTCTACTCGGAAAGGGAAGAGGTTTCCAGATAGTATGTCAAAAACTATACCTATTTGGACTTGTGTGTTGAATCGTGCGATTTTAAATTATAGAAGCAGGATGTGTGCGATTGATAAGCCAATGGAGGGA GTGAAATCTTCTACTCAAAATTCATATACCAATGTACAAGAGTCCTCTAAATGGGACTCATGTTTGCATCTTCCACTGTGGGTTCCTGAAACTGAGAAAGTAAGGATACAGCATAACATCGATAGGTGGGTCAACCAGTTAGAAACAAGTGGAGCTGATATTGCTTCCATATCTTCATTACTAAGAAAACCTCTACGCCCTCTCTGGATCTCACAAAAAACCGTCATATGGTTAAATGAAGTTCCTGATTATAATTCATGGGATTTCACACCCATAATTCTTATTTCTGCATCTGCTGCAAGTGATATATATCGGCAAAAGACGAGCTCTGAGTTTAGTTGGAATTACATAGCAGGAGCTGGGGACGATGAGGAAAGTTGGGCTAGAGGTTTAACACCATCCTTATTTTGGAATGATGTCTACGATCTGATTAGTTCAGGGCCTGATCTGTGTAACCAAAAGGTAGCTGGTATTGTTGAAAAGGATAGGGTATATCGCGCTCAAAGGGGACTGAATGCTCCTCAGGTCTCGTTAAAACAAACAAAGTTAGGGAGCACCTGTTCAACTCAAATTCAAGATCGACCGTTAGACATTGTTACAGAGAATGGAACTGGTGAACATTTGTTAGGAAATGAGCATACAATATCTTGGTTGGGTTTGACTAACCTTTCAGTTTGTGCTACTGGATATG ATTTCAAGGAATCCGATGTTGATGGCATACTCAACTGTGATCAAAATCAGATTCTTTGTACCCTCAAAGATCCTGAAGCTCATTTGCACCTGCCTATCATG AACTCAAAATTCGATAGGTTTTCACTGCAAAGAAATCTACCGTCTGCACTGAGTTTTGCCAAGCGGCATCTGAAAGAGGGAAAAAGGCTTGCAGTCTGCTGCAACAGTG GGGAAGACATCAGTGTTTGTATTTGCTTGGCAATATTGATTTCATTATTCAATGTTGAAG GGGTATATGATGATGGGAAATCGTTTGAAGATAGACGAATAACAAAGCTAGATTTGCGACAAAGACTGATATTTGTATGCAAGTATGCAGTAAGCGCCAGACCATCAAGAGGTAATCTAAAGCAAGTATTTAATTtccttgctgctgctgctgctgcaagTCTTTGA
- the LOC139890480 gene encoding tRNA A64-2'-O-ribosylphosphate transferase isoform X2 encodes MVVDSTRKGKRFPDSMSKTIPIWTCVLNRAILNYRSRMCAIDKPMEGVKSSTQNSYTNVQESSKWDSCLHLPLWVPETEKVRIQHNIDRWVNQLETSGADIASISSLLRKPLRPLWISQKTVIWLNEVPDYNSWDFTPIILISASAASDIYRQKTSSEFSWNYIAGAGDDEESWARGLTPSLFWNDVYDLISSGPDLCNQKVAGIVEKDRVYRAQRGLNAPQVSLKQTKLGSTCSTQIQDRPLDIVTENGTGEHLLGNEHTISWLGLTNLSVCATGYDFKESDVDGILNCDQNQILCTLKDPEAHLHLPIMNSKFDRFSLQRNLPSALSFAKRHLKEGKRLAVCCNSGEDISVCICLAILISLFNVEGVYDDGKSFEDRRITKLDLRQRLIFVCKYAVSARPSRGNLKQVFNFLAAAAAASL; translated from the exons ATGGTGGTTGATTCTACTCGGAAAGGGAAGAGGTTTCCAGATAGTATGTCAAAAACTATACCTATTTGGACTTGTGTGTTGAATCGTGCGATTTTAAATTATAGAAGCAGGATGTGTGCGATTGATAAGCCAATGGAGGGA GTGAAATCTTCTACTCAAAATTCATATACCAATGTACAAGAGTCCTCTAAATGGGACTCATGTTTGCATCTTCCACTGTGGGTTCCTGAAACTGAGAAAGTAAGGATACAGCATAACATCGATAGGTGGGTCAACCAGTTAGAAACAAGTGGAGCTGATATTGCTTCCATATCTTCATTACTAAGAAAACCTCTACGCCCTCTCTGGATCTCACAAAAAACCGTCATATGGTTAAATGAAGTTCCTGATTATAATTCATGGGATTTCACACCCATAATTCTTATTTCTGCATCTGCTGCAAGTGATATATATCGGCAAAAGACGAGCTCTGAGTTTAGTTGGAATTACATAGCAGGAGCTGGGGACGATGAGGAAAGTTGGGCTAGAGGTTTAACACCATCCTTATTTTGGAATGATGTCTACGATCTGATTAGTTCAGGGCCTGATCTGTGTAACCAAAAGGTAGCTGGTATTGTTGAAAAGGATAGGGTATATCGCGCTCAAAGGGGACTGAATGCTCCTCAGGTCTCGTTAAAACAAACAAAGTTAGGGAGCACCTGTTCAACTCAAATTCAAGATCGACCGTTAGACATTGTTACAGAGAATGGAACTGGTGAACATTTGTTAGGAAATGAGCATACAATATCTTGGTTGGGTTTGACTAACCTTTCAGTTTGTGCTACTGGATATG ATTTCAAGGAATCCGATGTTGATGGCATACTCAACTGTGATCAAAATCAGATTCTTTGTACCCTCAAAGATCCTGAAGCTCATTTGCACCTGCCTATCATG AACTCAAAATTCGATAGGTTTTCACTGCAAAGAAATCTACCGTCTGCACTGAGTTTTGCCAAGCGGCATCTGAAAGAGGGAAAAAGGCTTGCAGTCTGCTGCAACAGTG GGGAAGACATCAGTGTTTGTATTTGCTTGGCAATATTGATTTCATTATTCAATGTTGAAG GGGTATATGATGATGGGAAATCGTTTGAAGATAGACGAATAACAAAGCTAGATTTGCGACAAAGACTGATATTTGTATGCAAGTATGCAGTAAGCGCCAGACCATCAAGAGGTAATCTAAAGCAAGTATTTAATTtccttgctgctgctgctgctgcaagTCTTTGA
- the LOC139894265 gene encoding uncharacterized protein — MASARKHIDRHCLPSSQVDTVWFKFIPRKVNIFLWRFRLPTRWNLSAKGIDIDSIVCPVCNNGVETREHLFFDCDIARDVWHKIQVWLDCGMPVLSSWDSFVVWLEGTRLSVTSKNRIIAVTVTTLWALWRFRNGVVFHD, encoded by the coding sequence ATGGCTTCCGCTAGGAAACATATTGATCGTCATTGTCTTCCTTCGTCCCAAGTTGATACGGTTTGGTTTAAATTTATCCCGCGTAAAGTTAACATATTTTTATGGCGTTTTCGGCTTCCTACTCGTTGGAACCTATCCGCGAAAGGAATTGATATTGATTCTATAGTTTGTCCGGTTTGTAACAATGGCGTTGAAACTCGCGAGCATTTGTTTTTTGATTGCGATATAGCTCGAGATGTGTGGCATAAAATTCAGGTTTGGCTCGATTGCGGTATGCCTGTTTTATCGTCTTGGGATTCGTTTGTGGTTTGGCTTGAAGGTACTCGATTATCGGTCACTTCAAAGAATCGGATTATTGCGGTTACGGTGACTACTTTATGGGCTCTTTGGCGGTTCAGGAACGGTGTTGTTTTTCACGATTAA